Within Quercus lobata isolate SW786 chromosome 5, ValleyOak3.0 Primary Assembly, whole genome shotgun sequence, the genomic segment CCAGATGTaagtttcatttttatattcttgGAAGTTTGTTGATGTAATTTCTGTTTTAGTGTTGAGGCTGAATTATGCATTCCTTGAACATTTAGGTTTACAAATTGGCTGAAGACATCCGAGCCAAGGGTGGTGTTGTCACTAGAGAGCCTGGTCCTGTTAGAGGTGGACAACCTGTTATTGCCTTTGTGAAGGATCCTGATGGTTATGTTTTTGAGCTTATCCAAAGAGGTCCAACTCCTGAGCCACTCTGTCAAGTAATGCTTCGTGTTGGTGATTTGGAAACTGTTGGCACCATCTATTTTAAGTGAATCTTTGCCCGTGGATGTGTATATTTTATTAGAACTCTTGTTATCATTATTATGTTCTTGTAATCAAAGTTTTCATTTCAATAGAAGTTTTTTCAGTCTTGGATCAAATCCTTTTCTTGTTTATCTTTCGTCTCATGTATCGATTTGTGATTGTAATGCTACATCAAAATTGTTCTACTAGTTCAACTTGAAgcattagaaattaaaaataaaatcacacaaTCAATTACATTCTCAAAATAATATCATGAAAGGATAAAACATGTTAGTACATTCTCTTGGTTTGAACTCTACATTCTTGTAAGATTgttgtataaataaataaggaaactCTTGCGTCAAAATTAGAGAATACATTCAATGTTAATAGAAGAAAACTACGCTATccctcaaccaaacaaaaacctTTTGATGAAGATAAAAGCCCAGGTCGTTAACTGTAGCCCAATATTTAAGAATGTGCTTGAGTAGCCGATAGCTTGTGCTATGTCTCCAACATCACTAAAGCTCCCTCCAAAGATGGCCTTTGGTTGTGTCTAAATTTTCTCAAAGTAAGCTTTATTCTTGCATTCCAGATTAGACGTAGTGGCTCATTGTTTTAGCTCCCTTTTTGACAGTTTCTCCACCATCACCAAAAAGCTGGAAAAAAATCAAGCTTTCCATTGTTGCATTAGCCTAGGTTGACTTCAAGATACATGGTGCTTCAATTGATCATGGAATGTTTCAAAAGCTTTTCTCAACAGATACATTAAACTTTTGGCCAGTAAaggctaaatttttttcctattaacaAGAAAACAAGGGACATACGGTCATTACTCCATATAACATTTTAGCCTCAGTAAatgaaaacataaaacaaacTAGGCTATTCATATGATCAACTATGCCTAACAAATTAGTTGCAATTCTTGTTTTATGGTACAAATCAGAACCGTATCTCAATAACATAGAAATGTCCAAGTAGAATCAAAGTTCATCTAGAAATACTTGATGTTTTATTAGAAGAAAAACAGAATCACCCAATTTTGGAAGATTAtttcaaatcaaaaacccaaaatattttggacatgcactaacaaacatataaaaatctGTAATTTATTGCTTAACATTTGGGCAAAACTTGTAAAGTATGACTGGTGACAATTCAAGATAGCAAAAAGTTTCCTCACAAGTTCACCTTTCAAGAGCCATAGTTTGTATGTATAAAATGAACTACAACATGCCAAATATATTATCCTACTAGAATAATACACAACTGGATAATCAATCCAAATTTAGGGAAAAAGAACATGTACTTAAGTAAACTTAGaaggacaaaaaagaaaaatattttttagaataccTCATGACCAAGCAACAGAATTTCTAGCTAATGTCAAAGAGGAAAAACCTCCTAAAATTGCTCAAGAGGTACCACAAACAAAAGGCTCAGTGCAAAAGAGGTGGTGAAGCGATTTTTTCTATTTCCTTGTAATCAACTACATCTTAATCCGAATTAGCAAGGTTTAAAATCTTTGTAAAGAATCAAAATGGCAAACCaaatatacaactatataaaatcaatatttcaagGATTCCAGTCTTTAAGTACTTACAAGTGAGCAACTTctgttgtcttcttcttcccaaaaACATAGCTCGCCAGAACATCCTCCATTCCTACATCACAGCAATTAAGCAATTAAGATTAAAGAAATTAACCTTCAAGTTTAAAGCAATTAAGCTTCATTTTACGAAAAGTTATCAAATTTACAACAAAAGCCCAGATTTTTCTATGTTTAGTTTTCTTGaagcaaaaattgaatttttagcATAAAACTCAAATGGCCAACCACTACTGACACTCTGTATTGTTAGGTAggacaaagaaaatgaaaatagagcAATTTTTATCATATGGGACACTTCAAAAATTAACGATTCCACTTAATTAGACTCCAAAAACTTCATTGCCTATTTGAaattcttcttcactaccattAAATTATCTTATACATAAcgactctcaaaaaaaaaaaaaaatcttatacatAACAAACACGCACACGAATATATAGGAAgtggaagagggaaaaggggtACCAGAAAGAGGAGGACAAAGGGGATTTTCCGACGAGACAATGGCCAAGTACCATCGGAACCACCGATCCGGCCGGTGGCTTCGTTGCTTCAGAGAGACCTTCACTCCATGAGAGTTGGGACTTGGGACAGCTTCACACACGAGAAAGAGGGAGGAAGTTTTTTTGTTGAAGAGCGAGATGGGTCTTCTTTGTCGGCGTCGGAATCGGACGAGCTTGAAGCTTTGCCGGAGCTTTGGAAGAATAGTAACTCTACTGGGTTCTCGAAGCAATGGATGTTCAGAGAATTGGTTCATCGAAGCGACAGTGATGGAAAAGAGAGAAGCTTGGCCTTGTGTGGACTGGTACCGGGCGGCTGTGACAATGGATTGAAGGAGAGGCAGAGAATGGGTTGAAGGAGAGGCAGCTGCtcaggggagagagagagagagaaaaatgaggccaaaatggccaactgACCCTAAAATTGTAAGTATATAGTTAGTAGGTTCCGTttacaaatattataaatttctagcatctcgagtttcaAAGAGTCAATTTTGGgactataaatcgagtctttgaggctcAATTTGCATTCTTCAACCAGTTCTGATGTGGCATTTATTTGAGGTGGATGtccacctggaaatcgagtctctaagactcgatttcaaacccaaattttttttaaaaaaattccaagtaTCTACATGCCGAAATACACAGCTACccaaaacaaatttaagaaatttcacTACGCAGATCAAATCAGATCAGAGGGAGGGAAAGAGAAACACACAGCTACTCAGATCAGatcagatcagagggagagaaatagagaaccTCACCAGCGCGGCCTGGGGCTCGCGCCGGCCCGAGCCCCAGGCCGTGCGCGACCCAGGCTCGCGCGAGACCCAGGCTCGTGCGCGCCCCAGGCTCGCGCGAGACCCAGGCTCGCGCGCGCCCCAGGCCGGCGCGAGCCCCAGGCCACCTGGGTCTCGCGCGAGCCCCAGGCCGCCTGGGTCTCGCGCGAGCCTGGGTCGCTGGTCAGTTTCTGGTCATGCCGCGCGCGCCTGGGTCTCCAATCTCGATCTTCTCTCCCTTTCTGTttctggttttctttttttttttttcattttttctctgGGTTTTTCGTTTGGTCTGAGtggtcttagagactcgatttccaggtggaCATCCACGtcaaaaaaatgccacatcagaacTGGTCCAAGCATGTAAATCGAGcttcaaagactcgatttatagtcccaaaatcgagtctttgaaactcgagatgctagaaATTTATAATGTTTGTAAACGGAACTTACTAACTATATACTTACAATTTTAGGGTTagttggccattttggccgaaAAAGGAAATTTGAGTTTATGAAAAGTTAGGGTTGAAACTGAAACAGTGGGCgggtgaaattttttaaagggtaaagAAGTCTTTTATTTCTTGGTGGGGTGTCAATGATTTGAGCCATTAGATTAAATCTACGGCTGAGAAAAGAGGAATTGCACGGGATATGGATCcttatttttccttctctttctctctcttcttttcccCCCCGTCTCTTTCACCTAAGTTTACCAAGCTACTGTgctaacaaagaaaaagaagccaCAGCCGTCACACCATCAGTTCGAGCCTCCCTTCAGATTTATTAGTTTTTCTCCATCCTTTCGCGAAACCGACGTTGCAAATCTCTTCTTGACCTGCGATTTGCAAAACCCAAGAGTTCGATATCCATTTTTCAGAGACACGCGTTGCCATGCGCGGTGGCTGTCGACCCACGTGCCGTCACAGATTTCCCGTCGACTGGTGGTTCTCGAAACCAACGCCGCAGATTTCTTCTTCGGCCTCCGATGTGTAAAATCCAAGAAGTCGGCGTCCATCTTCAGCctcacgcgcctccacgcgcggCCTGAAGTTTTGCCGTCAACCCACACTCCAGCCATTGAAGATCACCGTTGGCTGTGTTGCTCCGATTCCGAAGAACCCATGCCTTCTTCCTGcacttttatctcaaaaaaggTTTGCTTTTGCTTGCTTCTATCTTTGAAAACACAAATGGCTAATTTCCTAACCGTTGGATCATTGTTTTAACCCATGTCAGGAAAATGGAGGTTTTGAAACTGGAGGTGATCCTTTCCCCCAAAAAACAACCATCTCCTACTGCAACCCTAAAATCACTCAAAAATCCAACCTTTTTAATACATCCGAAACCAACAACCGCAACTACACCAAAACAGAACCAAGCAcctcctttttctttcacaaACCCTAAACCACAACTACAACCACCACACCTCAAATCTCCAAAAATAGACCCCAAAATACACACAAAAATCTAACCTTTTTAACAAGAATCACAACCAACAACAGCAGGGACAAGCACAAACAATGGTGGCCAACAACAATAACACGCAGCTTGGAAAAGGCAAAACAGTGGAGAGGAAGCAATAACAGAGAAGGAGACTAAAAATGGGTAGTATCTATTTCCATTCTCATATTTCATAAGATGCTGTTGTATGTGCCTAGATTCTGTAGATTTGAGCTTTGTCTATTTTCTGGATCTATGTTCCACATGCTTAGATTTGTATGCATACAGCTATATTCTTGCACAGAGAACACATAAACAGCAACATCAACATACACGGACACCACCGTTTGTGGTGCCTTCGTCTAGCTTCGCCGCCATCAGTGGTGGTgatctagagagagaaaatgcgagatagagagagagagagagagagagagagagagagagggggaagaAAGCTTTTAGATTCAGCCATGGAGGCTCGGCTGGGTTTAGGAGCTTAAAAATGCTTTAATCCGATGGATTTGAAATAAGAGAAGATATGATAAGAGAGTTTAGTAGATAAGGGAAGTTTCTACAGACTGACCCACCCTATCCATTTGGCCCAATCCACGCCAAAGCCCAACTTTGGAATTGTCTCAAACCAATCCAATCACTTAGCTGCCCATTTGAATCtcacatttttaacttttagccCGGCCCTCAAAGAAAACCAAGCCCAATCCGTGTGTGCAAAATGGGCCCAGTCCGAAATTTGTTTAAGCATGAGCGCTTCGAACCAGCAGATTTCCCAAAGCTTTAGCCCAATACTTGCAAAGCCTCAACTTAAATTCCAAACATTCAGCCCAATCCGCGGGTCCACAAGCCACAAACACAACTTCCCTAAATTACAAATCAACCACAAACCTTTCCCAAAACCGCAATTtggcccaaaattttttaaatataccaTTTCAACCCTCCAatttcctaaaattatattttagaccccaaaactttcctaaaataacAAGTCAACCCCAAATCTTTTCTAAAATACATTTTTGATCCCAAACCTTtctcaaaacttaatatatagGCTTGATTTTTTGATCTAGTGATCCAATGTTTGCATTCAATCGATATATCATTTCCATCAATAGGaattaagattttgtttttaattaagcTCAACGATGTAAATTTCTCTTTGTATGACACATGGGGTAGATTGAATTAGAGATTTATAAgtacttgtttttgttttttttgccttttttttttttttttttctgtaataCATACAATCCTAACTaaaatttgggcttaaaaaaattatttctaagtGTATTTTCACCTTTTATATCAagagaaaattaacaaaatataattgaagacattaacattaaaaaaaaacttttttttagtgaaaaaatatatctttaaacCATTCGAATAACATAATATTAAATCTTAACACCGCCTGTATACAAAATTCAAGGaagaattgaaaataaataaataaaactaaatataacCTACATTACTAGACAGCACTGCACAATACAACTTTTACCACATTACTATCTCTTGTCCTTTCTTTTCACCGTTTGAATTTCAAGTCTCAGGTTTGAATtgtgttgttctttttttaaaatttatttttgaaatccaAAAACCTGCACACTCTCTCCTATTTTATTTCTCCATCTCAGCCTCCTACACACCATTTTAGTAACAGAAAGCTCTCCCTCTCATTACACactaattattttagttttatagcTAAAAGCTAACTTTCTCTCATTCACTATGACACATCTTGGAAGGTTTGTCTGGTACTACGAACCTCCTAACAAGATAGGGAATAGGTATTTTgtactttcttcttcttattgcTATTTTTGTTAGTATTTTCCTTGAGTCtttgaattgttttatttatttatttattacttaagCTGAGATTTTAAGGAACATACTTCTGGTTCTTTAGGATGTTCCTAGCACTAAATATTCTTCATGGCGTCCTAATTGTGTAGGTGATATTTAGTTTTGTTTGGGCTAGGGTGGGTTTAACTGCATGATCAATCTAATACTAACACATCTTCCAAACTAagcttctatatatatatatatatatatatatatatattctattctATCGAAGAGCATTTGAGAAAGAGATTTCAATTACTCTTCTTCGCATCTTCTTCACCAGAAGTATGTTCCATTTTCTGTTCAGCCCTAGAGTGACATTTCTTCacatgaaaacaaacaaaaagtttttgacTCGAtagaacaataaaattaaaaaataaaacactaacagatttcaatatatatatatatatatttatattgtttaCCATTTTTCCAAATTCTCTCCATAccattcttaaaattaaaaaaaaaaattatattaatttttgttaatataattttttattaatttttttaaagaatagtatggagagaataaagaaaaaggtaagcaaaaaaaaaaaatgtatatatatatatatatatattgaaatctgttgtattttattttattttttatttattgttctaACGAgttaaaactttatttattttcatgtgaAGTAGCTGGTCTTTTTGTTAAGGGTAAAATAGTCTTTCTGTTATTTGGTGAGGTGTTAAAGGCTTAAGCCATTAGATTAAATCTATGGCTGAGAATGTAATATATTACACGGATATGAATTGTTTCATATCAGCTATGGCTCTATATATGGCCTCCACCACACACATAGTCTTACATTCTGACTCTCATTCTCTTGCTCCCTCTCTCCTATtggtctatttttttttttttttttctaaaatcttCACCCTCACCATGACCCTCTTA encodes:
- the LOC115992791 gene encoding lactoylglutathione lyase GLX1-like; its protein translation is MHRVFCDRVETIENDKLGDNVTSIMTTIWFLKNYFDIDFSDYGVSSYDLGTGFGHFAIATPDVYKLAEDIRAKGGVVTREPGPVRGGQPVIAFVKDPDGYVFELIQRGPTPEPLCQVMLRVGDLETVGTIYFK
- the LOC115992790 gene encoding uncharacterized protein LOC115992790 isoform X1, which produces MNQFSEHPLLREPSRVTILPKLRQSFKLVRFRRRQRRPISLFNKKTSSLFLVCEAVPSPNSHGVKVSLKQRSHRPDRWFRWYLAIVSSENPLCPPLSGMEDVLASYVFGKKKTTEVAHFFLVMVEKLSKRELKQ
- the LOC115992790 gene encoding uncharacterized protein LOC115992790 isoform X2, coding for MNQFSEHPLLREPSRVTILPKLRQSFKLVRFRRRQRRPISLFNKKTSSLFLVCEAVPSPNSHGVKVSLKQRSHRPDRWFRWYLAIVSSENPLCPPLSGMEDVLASYVFGKKKTTEVAHLKKI